One stretch of Sinorhizobium fredii DNA includes these proteins:
- a CDS encoding glutamine synthetase family protein → MKREEMMIACCSDLAGKVRGKAFPAQQFDKRLRRGVGWTPTNVQITCFDVLAESPFGSLGDLVLIPDAETKVSIETDDNAPPEQFVLGNIRYTDGRPWEFCTRSILQDALAKFEEVSGLTLFGAFEHEFQFRNMGDDEHGAFTLSGFRAEREFCEAVIAAMRQAGVSPDTILREFGANQYEVTMNPQKGVTVADHSVITREVVGTVAHALGRQPTFTPIRDPAGVGNGVHIHMSFLDKEGNPATWDGNCKHELSPVAAKFVAGILKYLDSIIAITAPSVVSYLRLTPHRWSAAFNNLGFRDREASVRICPVSDISDIAKASQFNFEFRAADATASPYLQLAALVYAGTQGIKENLPVPDATTEDLAALSSDELAAKGLVRLPQSLQEAIERFSANDIVKGWFPEGFADVYVKHKQREIKHVEGLSEQDACLAYERAY, encoded by the coding sequence ATGAAACGTGAAGAAATGATGATCGCATGCTGCAGCGATCTGGCCGGCAAGGTACGCGGCAAGGCATTCCCCGCGCAGCAGTTCGACAAGCGGCTTCGACGAGGCGTCGGCTGGACGCCCACCAATGTCCAGATAACCTGCTTCGACGTGCTCGCAGAAAGCCCTTTTGGCTCGCTCGGCGATCTGGTTCTCATTCCCGACGCGGAAACGAAGGTGTCAATCGAAACCGACGACAACGCTCCTCCTGAGCAGTTCGTGCTCGGCAATATCCGTTACACGGACGGCCGCCCTTGGGAGTTCTGCACGCGCTCGATCCTCCAGGATGCACTGGCAAAGTTCGAGGAAGTCAGCGGGCTGACGCTGTTTGGCGCATTCGAGCACGAGTTTCAGTTCAGGAACATGGGTGATGACGAGCACGGGGCATTCACACTGTCCGGCTTTCGCGCCGAGCGGGAATTTTGCGAAGCGGTGATTGCCGCGATGCGTCAGGCGGGCGTATCGCCCGACACGATCCTGCGCGAATTCGGCGCCAACCAATATGAAGTCACGATGAACCCGCAAAAGGGGGTCACCGTCGCCGATCATTCCGTGATCACGCGTGAAGTTGTCGGCACGGTTGCGCATGCGCTCGGACGGCAGCCGACCTTTACCCCCATTCGCGACCCTGCGGGCGTTGGCAACGGCGTGCACATCCACATGAGCTTCCTTGACAAGGAAGGCAACCCGGCGACATGGGACGGGAACTGCAAGCACGAACTCTCGCCCGTCGCAGCCAAATTCGTGGCGGGGATCTTGAAGTATCTCGACAGCATCATTGCGATAACAGCCCCGAGCGTCGTGTCATATCTGCGCCTTACCCCGCACCGGTGGAGCGCGGCCTTCAACAATCTCGGCTTCCGCGATCGCGAGGCCTCGGTCCGTATCTGCCCCGTCTCCGACATCAGCGACATCGCAAAGGCATCTCAATTCAACTTCGAGTTCCGCGCCGCAGACGCGACGGCAAGCCCCTATCTGCAGCTTGCGGCACTTGTCTATGCCGGCACGCAAGGCATCAAGGAAAACCTGCCCGTTCCAGACGCAACCACGGAAGACCTGGCCGCGCTCTCCAGCGACGAGCTGGCCGCAAAGGGGCTCGTGCGGCTGCCGCAGAGCCTGCAAGAGGCGATCGAGCGATTCTCGGCCAACGACATCGTCAAGGGCTGGTTCCCGGAAGGTTTCGCCGACGTCTACGTCAAGCACAAGCAACGTGAGATCAAGCACGTCGAAGGGCTGTCAGAACAGGACGCCTGTCTCGCCTACGAGCGAGCCTATTGA
- a CDS encoding MurR/RpiR family transcriptional regulator produces the protein MERKMQTIRARLRKMTEQLTASERKISQAILADYPFSGLLPIQELADRTGVSSASITRFVGKIGGGGYQDFQRQLIGELKEGNQSPLDLKVRQAPAEPEFLVDYANRLNVILREMTETVSQEQFDQVCRLIADTSRNVFLLGGRVSNTLAAFLSIHLRQIRSQIYHIPDNPEFWPEHILRMRKKDIVVLFDFRRYQPNLAALAEMISRKRQATIILITDKWMSPIARHSSEIIALPIDAGTAWDTVAAANAFVEALIVKVSESDWTSTQARIKAWDDVRLDSPTPGEDSDSPIVLEGTNET, from the coding sequence ATGGAGAGAAAAATGCAGACGATAAGGGCGCGCCTGCGCAAAATGACGGAGCAGTTGACCGCAAGCGAGCGGAAGATCTCCCAAGCGATCTTAGCCGATTATCCTTTTAGCGGCTTGCTTCCCATCCAGGAGCTTGCGGACAGAACCGGCGTCAGCTCCGCCTCGATCACCCGGTTTGTCGGCAAGATCGGTGGCGGCGGATATCAGGATTTCCAACGCCAGCTGATTGGCGAACTTAAGGAAGGCAACCAGTCTCCGCTCGATCTCAAGGTCCGCCAGGCGCCGGCCGAGCCCGAGTTCCTGGTCGATTATGCCAACCGCCTGAACGTCATCCTCAGGGAAATGACGGAGACTGTTTCGCAGGAGCAGTTCGACCAGGTTTGCCGCCTCATCGCCGACACCAGCCGCAACGTCTTTCTACTCGGCGGGCGCGTGTCCAATACATTGGCCGCCTTCCTTTCGATCCATCTGCGGCAGATACGCAGCCAGATCTACCATATTCCTGACAATCCGGAGTTCTGGCCAGAGCATATTCTCAGGATGCGCAAGAAGGACATCGTCGTCCTCTTCGATTTCCGTCGTTACCAACCCAATCTGGCCGCGCTTGCCGAGATGATCTCGCGAAAGCGCCAGGCGACGATCATCCTGATCACCGACAAATGGATGTCGCCGATCGCACGCCACAGTTCGGAGATCATCGCACTTCCGATCGATGCCGGCACCGCCTGGGACACCGTGGCGGCGGCGAACGCCTTCGTCGAAGCGCTTATCGTGAAAGTGTCCGAATCCGACTGGACCTCCACCCAGGCAAGGATCAAGGCGTGGGACGACGTTCGACTGGATTCGCCCACGCCCGGAGAAGATTCCGACTCACCTATTGTACTCGAGGGAACAAATGAAACGTGA
- a CDS encoding M20/M25/M40 family metallo-hydrolase: MHHFCAQDRWLRDNPIEINWSLGDLYFPPMDAPVDHPLVRSLVTDMTVLGRKPDVRGVEFMTNAAPYAGAGVSPVIFEPGGDGFHGHDENVEIHSLLETTKVIAASTLDWCGTR; encoded by the coding sequence GTGCATCACTTTTGCGCCCAGGATCGCTGGCTACGTGACAACCCGATCGAGATCAACTGGTCGCTCGGGGATCTCTACTTCCCACCGATGGACGCGCCCGTCGACCATCCGCTGGTTCGCTCCCTCGTAACCGACATGACAGTGTTAGGGAGAAAGCCGGATGTCCGCGGCGTCGAGTTCATGACCAATGCGGCGCCCTATGCCGGAGCAGGTGTGTCACCGGTCATCTTCGAACCAGGTGGCGACGGATTCCACGGCCACGATGAAAACGTCGAAATCCACTCGCTTCTCGAGACGACGAAAGTCATCGCAGCCTCCACTCTCGATTGGTGCGGCACGCGCTAA
- a CDS encoding N-formylglutamate amidohydrolase, producing MRDRNRFHLVESDPHPLEVVGERYPGHFFLTCEHAGRAIPSCLGDLGIDSQEMDRHIAYDVGAEAVSRNLSELLGAPLYIQRYSRLVIDCNRPARASDSIPEVSDGTVIPKNIDLCPDDREERYMLIHRPYHDAVQEALDRRAMQDGGPILLAVHSFTPLMRSTGETREYELGLLYNRDDRFARAMLEEVNLKYPDIKAALNVPYTVDELSDYTIPVHGEARGIPHVLIEIRNDLISNQAGQSRWADVISQTARAAAVRMELMSNGL from the coding sequence ATGCGCGACCGCAACCGCTTTCATCTTGTTGAAAGCGATCCGCACCCACTGGAGGTCGTGGGAGAGCGCTACCCCGGCCATTTCTTCCTGACCTGCGAGCACGCGGGCAGGGCGATCCCCTCATGCCTTGGTGACCTCGGCATCGACAGCCAAGAAATGGATCGGCACATCGCCTATGATGTCGGTGCGGAAGCCGTCTCGCGCAATCTCTCCGAGTTGCTCGGTGCGCCACTTTACATTCAGCGCTACAGCCGACTGGTCATCGACTGCAATCGCCCCGCCCGTGCGAGCGACTCGATCCCGGAGGTGAGCGACGGGACGGTCATTCCAAAGAACATTGACTTGTGCCCTGACGATCGCGAAGAGCGGTATATGTTGATCCATCGCCCTTATCACGATGCCGTGCAGGAGGCGCTGGATCGACGCGCCATGCAAGACGGCGGGCCAATTCTTCTCGCCGTCCATAGCTTCACCCCGTTGATGCGAAGCACGGGTGAAACAAGGGAGTATGAGCTCGGGCTCCTCTATAACCGCGATGACCGGTTCGCCCGCGCGATGCTCGAAGAGGTGAATCTGAAATATCCGGACATCAAAGCCGCGTTGAACGTTCCTTACACAGTCGACGAGCTGTCGGACTACACAATTCCGGTTCATGGAGAGGCGCGGGGCATCCCGCATGTCCTTATCGAAATCAGAAACGATCTTATCTCAAATCAAGCCGGCCAGTCACGCTGGGCCGACGTCATCTCGCAAACCGCGCGCGCTGCTGCTGTCAGAATGGAGCTTATGAGCAATGGACTATAA
- a CDS encoding isochorismatase family cysteine hydrolase: MDYNQLTTRHVKLDPASSAILFIDVQNFCVRRNGGEFKDISQDEIDTKYAYYFDRLATAAVPNMQRLLAKFRAAGIEVLHTTIESLTLDGRDRSLDYKITGFNVPKGSWDGKVIDELKPLEDEIVLPKSSSSVFVSTHIDYLLRNLGVRQLVICGLLTDQCVESAVRDACDLGYLVTLVPDACASYTPERERFSLSAIKGYCRQVSTDELIAEIEQVASKK; this comes from the coding sequence ATGGACTATAATCAATTGACGACCCGCCACGTGAAGCTTGACCCGGCAAGTTCGGCGATCCTCTTCATCGATGTCCAGAACTTCTGCGTTCGGCGTAACGGTGGTGAGTTCAAGGACATATCGCAGGACGAGATCGATACCAAATACGCCTACTACTTCGACCGCCTGGCAACAGCCGCCGTCCCGAACATGCAACGGCTGCTGGCAAAGTTCCGCGCGGCCGGCATAGAGGTCCTGCACACGACGATCGAAAGTCTCACGCTCGATGGGCGCGACCGCAGCCTGGATTACAAGATCACCGGGTTCAACGTCCCGAAGGGCTCGTGGGACGGAAAGGTGATTGACGAGCTAAAGCCGCTTGAAGACGAAATCGTTCTGCCGAAAAGCTCTTCAAGCGTGTTCGTCTCGACGCACATCGATTACCTGCTGCGCAACCTTGGTGTCCGGCAACTTGTCATCTGCGGCCTGTTGACCGACCAGTGCGTCGAATCGGCCGTCCGCGATGCCTGCGATCTCGGTTACCTGGTAACCTTGGTCCCCGACGCCTGTGCAAGCTACACGCCGGAGCGGGAGCGGTTCTCGCTCAGCGCCATCAAGGGTTACTGCCGCCAAGTTTCCACCGACGAACTGATCGCAGAAATCGAGCAGGTCGCCTCGAAAAAGTAG
- a CDS encoding ABC transporter substrate-binding protein → MKELTRILAATSVAALLAGTAAADDSKIVIGGALSLTGVQAPLDTPGYKGAQVAVKYLNDNGGILGKQVEFLNIDGKSDPVTVGNVAVELIDKGARVIVAPCDFDFGSPASREAQNSGLVGISTCASDPLYSSWSLGDKQFTLSMWNTTMGAVAADFAAKERGWKTAYVVTDQYIAYTKSLSKYFVEQFKKDGGEIILEDTYTNGDNNFSAQLARLKALGKKPDVIFVSSYGTDIAVIVRALREIGYEAPILGGDVYDDPALHQALGEKMGNNIYFVTHTWAGDGASDDMKKFQALYKDMFKTEPDTAFVATGWDTIMMIAQAAKAAGSVEGAALAKGLEDQQFRLLTGDLDYGTADEGHVPNKAAALVELQGGKPKFLGWRKPESLPAP, encoded by the coding sequence ATGAAAGAACTCACACGCATCCTCGCCGCCACATCTGTTGCGGCGCTGTTGGCAGGCACTGCTGCCGCCGACGACAGCAAGATCGTCATCGGTGGCGCCCTTTCGCTTACCGGCGTCCAGGCTCCTCTTGACACGCCCGGCTACAAGGGCGCGCAGGTCGCCGTCAAATATCTGAACGACAATGGCGGCATTCTCGGCAAACAGGTCGAGTTCCTCAATATCGACGGCAAATCCGATCCGGTGACGGTCGGCAACGTCGCAGTCGAACTGATAGACAAGGGCGCACGGGTCATCGTCGCGCCATGCGACTTCGATTTCGGCAGCCCGGCAAGCCGTGAAGCGCAGAACTCCGGCCTCGTTGGAATTTCCACCTGCGCCTCTGATCCGCTTTACAGTTCATGGTCACTTGGCGACAAGCAGTTCACCCTGTCGATGTGGAACACGACGATGGGCGCGGTTGCTGCCGACTTCGCTGCCAAGGAGCGAGGTTGGAAGACGGCCTATGTCGTGACTGACCAATACATCGCCTACACCAAGTCGCTGTCGAAGTACTTCGTTGAGCAGTTCAAGAAGGATGGCGGCGAGATCATTCTCGAGGACACCTACACCAACGGCGACAATAACTTCTCCGCTCAGCTTGCCCGGCTCAAGGCGCTCGGCAAGAAGCCCGACGTCATCTTCGTGTCCTCCTATGGCACGGATATCGCTGTGATCGTTCGCGCTCTTCGCGAGATCGGATACGAGGCCCCCATTCTTGGCGGCGACGTCTATGATGATCCGGCTCTCCACCAGGCACTCGGCGAGAAAATGGGCAACAACATTTATTTCGTCACCCACACCTGGGCCGGCGACGGCGCAAGCGACGACATGAAAAAGTTCCAGGCCCTCTACAAGGACATGTTCAAGACCGAGCCTGACACAGCCTTCGTCGCCACCGGTTGGGACACGATCATGATGATCGCGCAAGCGGCCAAGGCGGCCGGCTCCGTCGAAGGTGCCGCTCTCGCCAAGGGCCTTGAAGACCAGCAGTTCAGGCTTCTGACGGGCGATCTCGACTATGGAACGGCAGACGAAGGTCATGTGCCCAACAAGGCGGCCGCGCTTGTCGAACTACAGGGCGGCAAGCCGAAGTTCCTCGGCTGGCGCAAACCCGAAAGCCTTCCGGCTCCCTGA
- a CDS encoding ABC transporter ATP-binding protein, with product MNATLTVAGATVEFSGLRALDNVSLSLAPCEIVGLIGPNGSGKTTLINAITGQVPLASGSITLGDRRISGLTPRQIALGGISRSFQIVRLFNNMTVIENVETAAIARGDSLRDARRKAERLIEELKLETKAHDIAAALNYGDKRRVEIARALAADPQFLLLDEPAAGMNDTETELLLHTLTILPAQRSLGIMIIDHDMALIMRLCHRLHVLASGKTIAAGSGDDIRRHPEVIRAYLGSAGAEAHAAG from the coding sequence ATGAACGCAACGCTCACTGTGGCGGGCGCGACGGTTGAGTTTTCGGGGCTGCGCGCACTGGACAACGTCTCGCTTTCCCTTGCCCCTTGCGAGATCGTCGGCCTGATCGGTCCGAACGGCTCCGGCAAGACTACGCTTATCAACGCAATCACCGGACAGGTTCCACTCGCCTCCGGCTCGATCACCCTCGGCGACAGGAGGATCTCTGGTCTGACGCCGCGGCAGATTGCGCTCGGAGGGATCAGCCGATCGTTCCAGATCGTTCGGCTGTTTAACAATATGACCGTCATCGAGAATGTCGAGACGGCGGCGATCGCCCGCGGCGACAGCTTGCGGGACGCACGCCGAAAGGCGGAGCGGCTGATCGAGGAGCTGAAGCTCGAGACGAAGGCGCACGATATTGCCGCAGCCTTGAACTACGGCGACAAGCGACGCGTCGAAATCGCAAGGGCGCTGGCAGCCGATCCGCAGTTTCTGCTGCTCGACGAGCCGGCCGCCGGGATGAACGACACCGAGACCGAGCTGTTGCTCCATACATTGACCATCCTGCCTGCGCAGCGGAGCCTCGGCATCATGATCATCGATCATGACATGGCGCTCATTATGCGGCTCTGTCATCGCCTGCACGTGCTGGCGTCCGGCAAAACCATTGCCGCGGGAAGTGGAGACGACATTCGTCGCCACCCGGAGGTCATAAGAGCCTATCTAGGCAGCGCGGGGGCCGAAGCACATGCTGCAGGTTAA
- a CDS encoding ABC transporter ATP-binding protein, translating to MLQVKDLEVRYGAIRAVRGVDISVANGELVALLGANGAGKSSTLMCIAGAVKPAAGTVLLETVAIGGSSPERIVRRGLATVPENRDVFPDLTVAENLRLGAYIHRRDIHGNNQNLEKLLDLFPRLAERANQPAGTLSGGEQQMLVIARALMARPSVLLLDEPSLGLAPAIVERIYEMIAALKATGLTMLLVEQSMATALSVADRAYVMRLGKIEFAGTAAEIRSHTDLGAMYLGG from the coding sequence ATGCTGCAGGTTAAAGATCTGGAAGTCCGGTATGGGGCCATTCGGGCGGTTCGTGGCGTCGACATCTCGGTCGCGAACGGCGAACTTGTCGCCCTCCTTGGAGCGAACGGCGCCGGCAAGTCCTCGACCCTCATGTGCATCGCCGGCGCCGTGAAGCCGGCGGCAGGCACCGTGCTTCTCGAGACGGTTGCGATCGGCGGCTCATCGCCGGAGCGCATTGTCCGACGCGGCCTGGCGACCGTGCCAGAAAACAGGGACGTGTTTCCTGATCTGACGGTTGCGGAGAATCTCCGGCTCGGCGCCTATATTCATCGCCGCGACATTCACGGTAACAACCAAAACCTCGAGAAGCTGCTCGACCTGTTCCCGAGGCTGGCGGAACGCGCCAATCAGCCGGCAGGAACCTTGTCCGGGGGCGAGCAGCAGATGCTCGTAATCGCGCGTGCCCTGATGGCGCGCCCGTCGGTGCTCCTCCTGGACGAGCCCTCGCTTGGGCTTGCTCCGGCGATTGTCGAGCGGATCTACGAGATGATCGCAGCCCTGAAGGCGACCGGCCTCACGATGCTCTTGGTCGAACAAAGCATGGCGACGGCACTGTCTGTCGCCGACCGCGCCTATGTGATGCGTCTGGGAAAGATCGAATTCGCCGGCACGGCCGCGGAAATCCGCTCGCACACCGATCTCGGTGCCATGTATCTGGGAGGCTGA
- a CDS encoding branched-chain amino acid ABC transporter permease: MAFTIQFVIDVLSLGGAYALIALGLVIVFGILKLVNFAYGELIMVTGYGLYLVGGAEIPWIGMAILAIIVAVIFGIATDYIAFRPVRAKSMTAVLITSFAFSNLLQNLALLLISPRPRNVPLPAFFSDTVEIFGVVTPLRNLITIAAALVLLSLFAWLMQKTILGIAMRAAATNFTMARMLGVPANLIVSSAFAMSGFMAGVAGILWVARIGTVVPGIGGEPLLIAFIATVIGGMRSLPGAVLGGFLLAFIDTTLNYTLPQDLLKFRDAFTFGLVIMILLWRPEGLLKGPATGART; the protein is encoded by the coding sequence ATGGCTTTTACGATTCAATTCGTCATTGATGTGCTCAGCTTGGGCGGCGCCTATGCGCTGATCGCGCTCGGCTTGGTCATCGTGTTCGGCATTTTGAAGCTCGTCAACTTCGCCTATGGCGAGCTGATCATGGTTACGGGTTACGGTCTTTATCTCGTCGGCGGCGCCGAGATCCCTTGGATCGGAATGGCGATCCTGGCAATTATCGTAGCGGTGATATTCGGGATCGCGACGGACTATATCGCCTTTCGACCTGTCCGGGCGAAATCGATGACGGCGGTGCTGATCACCTCTTTCGCGTTTTCGAACCTGCTCCAAAACCTGGCGCTTCTCTTGATCTCGCCAAGGCCGCGCAACGTTCCTCTTCCGGCGTTCTTTTCCGACACGGTCGAGATTTTCGGCGTGGTGACGCCGCTCAGGAACCTGATCACGATTGCAGCGGCTCTCGTGCTCCTGTCTCTCTTCGCCTGGCTCATGCAGAAGACGATCCTTGGTATTGCGATGCGTGCGGCGGCGACGAATTTCACGATGGCGCGCATGCTTGGCGTTCCGGCCAATCTCATCGTTTCCTCCGCCTTCGCCATGAGCGGCTTCATGGCGGGGGTCGCGGGTATCCTCTGGGTCGCCAGGATCGGGACAGTGGTGCCGGGCATTGGTGGTGAGCCCTTGCTAATAGCCTTCATCGCAACGGTGATAGGCGGCATGCGCAGCCTACCGGGCGCCGTCCTTGGCGGCTTCCTGCTGGCGTTCATCGACACGACGCTCAATTACACGCTGCCGCAGGACCTGTTGAAATTCCGGGACGCATTCACGTTCGGTCTGGTGATCATGATCCTTCTTTGGCGGCCGGAAGGGCTGCTGAAGGGCCCGGCGACCGGCGCGCGGACGTAG
- a CDS encoding branched-chain amino acid ABC transporter permease, producing the protein MQRQLYTAGLLALIIVAIATATTILGMTLYERIVTNMMIMMVLVVSLQSFMGNSGILSFAHVGFMAIGAYVSAIFTIPGQMKGMALPDLYPFMKDMHLPIYAAILVGGIVAAIVAAVVSFPLMRLSDSAAVITSFGLLVVIYTVTNNWSAVTNGPRTLFGLPKATDLGMTSLAAIGAVIVAVWFKESRTGKLLRASRDDERAAAAIGANIPVLRWRAFVLAALLAGIGGGLWGHFITSFAPKAFYLKETFLIISMLVIGGTNTVTGAVVGTLLVTFVYEGLRAFEGQLNAINIAGGQVVGLTEIVLSLGMIAILVLRPGGLVEYREIGSLFHRGKTRSVARPHYRRTGRDM; encoded by the coding sequence ATGCAACGTCAACTTTACACGGCAGGCCTGCTCGCCCTTATCATCGTAGCTATCGCCACCGCGACCACTATTCTCGGCATGACGCTCTATGAGCGCATCGTCACCAACATGATGATCATGATGGTCCTGGTCGTCAGCCTTCAGTCCTTCATGGGAAATTCGGGGATTCTTTCCTTCGCCCATGTCGGCTTCATGGCGATCGGCGCCTATGTGTCCGCCATATTCACGATCCCGGGGCAGATGAAGGGAATGGCGCTCCCGGATCTCTATCCGTTCATGAAGGACATGCATCTGCCGATCTATGCTGCCATTCTGGTCGGCGGTATCGTTGCTGCAATCGTCGCAGCGGTGGTTTCCTTCCCGTTGATGCGGCTCTCCGATTCAGCAGCCGTCATCACATCCTTCGGCCTGCTTGTGGTGATCTATACCGTCACCAACAATTGGAGCGCGGTAACGAATGGCCCGCGCACTCTGTTCGGCCTGCCGAAAGCGACCGATCTCGGGATGACATCCTTGGCCGCAATCGGGGCCGTGATCGTCGCGGTCTGGTTCAAGGAGTCACGCACCGGCAAACTGTTGCGCGCAAGCCGCGATGACGAGCGCGCCGCAGCGGCGATCGGAGCCAATATCCCCGTGCTTCGGTGGCGGGCCTTCGTGCTCGCCGCATTGCTTGCCGGTATCGGCGGCGGATTGTGGGGACATTTCATAACTTCGTTTGCCCCCAAGGCTTTCTATCTGAAGGAGACATTCCTGATCATCTCGATGCTGGTGATCGGCGGGACGAACACGGTGACGGGGGCTGTGGTTGGAACACTGCTCGTCACTTTTGTCTACGAAGGCTTGAGAGCCTTCGAAGGACAGCTCAATGCCATCAACATCGCCGGTGGGCAGGTCGTCGGATTGACCGAGATCGTGCTTTCGCTGGGAATGATCGCTATTCTCGTGCTTCGACCAGGTGGACTGGTCGAGTACCGCGAAATCGGAAGTCTCTTTCACCGAGGGAAAACCCGGTCTGTTGCGAGGCCACATTATCGACGGACCGGGAGGGATATGTGA
- a CDS encoding aminotransferase class III-fold pyridoxal phosphate-dependent enzyme: MATTTDVAAPKETLYEREARSVSKLAHLRFFPLAVTGGKGATLRGDDGRILIDFSASWGAASLGHSHPAIRSAVDAALRDQAGASYLSSANLPAIELAEMLLDLGPARATGRVWLGHSGSDANETTSRVVRAVTGRPGILAFEGAYHGGTSGSMAFSGHPSQQEARSQHLTLVPYPTSSAESTLRVIDDAIARKPDYFGAFFIEPIQSDGGMLVPPPGFFEAVQRRCRDNGILLVSDEVKVGIGRTGVLHAFQNFGIEPDVLVLGKGLGGGLPISAVIGPEWLMNDRAGFSFQTLHGNPVCAAAAAAVLRTIDREKLLSNASKVGYCLKESLNELAARQPAIAEVRGVGLALGIELRNEALPGVTARELTARVVYRAFQLGLVVYYVGVNSNVIEITPPLNISHEEAMRGVEIIERAIEEVVSREIDLDGYQQFDGW; encoded by the coding sequence ATCGCAACGACGACCGATGTCGCTGCGCCGAAAGAGACCCTCTATGAGCGTGAAGCGCGCTCAGTTTCCAAGCTCGCCCATCTTCGGTTCTTTCCTCTTGCCGTGACCGGCGGCAAAGGCGCAACGCTGCGCGGCGATGATGGACGGATATTGATCGACTTCTCCGCCTCCTGGGGCGCCGCGTCTCTCGGGCATTCGCATCCGGCAATCCGGTCCGCGGTAGACGCCGCGCTCCGCGACCAGGCGGGTGCGAGCTACCTTTCGAGCGCCAATCTGCCTGCGATCGAGCTTGCCGAAATGCTTCTCGATCTTGGACCAGCGCGGGCTACGGGCAGGGTTTGGCTCGGTCATTCCGGATCCGACGCCAATGAGACGACAAGTCGCGTCGTGCGAGCCGTCACGGGCCGCCCCGGCATTCTTGCTTTCGAGGGTGCCTATCACGGAGGAACAAGCGGATCGATGGCGTTTTCCGGGCACCCCTCGCAACAGGAAGCCCGGTCGCAACACCTGACACTTGTGCCATATCCGACGTCCTCTGCGGAAAGCACCCTCAGAGTTATCGACGACGCCATTGCTCGAAAGCCTGACTATTTCGGCGCTTTCTTTATCGAGCCGATCCAGTCCGACGGGGGCATGCTTGTTCCACCGCCCGGGTTTTTCGAAGCGGTGCAACGCCGCTGCCGCGATAATGGCATCCTGCTGGTCTCAGATGAAGTAAAGGTGGGCATTGGCCGTACCGGTGTCCTGCATGCTTTCCAGAATTTCGGTATCGAGCCGGACGTGCTGGTCCTCGGCAAGGGCCTTGGTGGCGGGCTTCCCATTTCCGCAGTGATCGGCCCGGAATGGCTGATGAATGATCGTGCCGGCTTCTCGTTTCAGACGCTGCATGGCAATCCCGTATGCGCGGCCGCGGCCGCTGCGGTGCTACGCACTATCGACCGCGAAAAATTGCTGAGCAACGCTTCAAAAGTCGGCTACTGCCTAAAGGAGTCACTTAATGAGCTTGCAGCACGGCAACCGGCAATCGCGGAGGTGCGTGGGGTCGGCTTGGCGCTCGGAATCGAGTTGCGGAATGAAGCCTTGCCTGGAGTGACCGCTCGCGAACTGACAGCGCGCGTCGTTTATCGTGCCTTCCAGCTTGGGCTGGTCGTTTACTATGTCGGCGTCAACTCGAACGTCATCGAGATCACACCGCCGCTCAACATCTCTCATGAGGAAGCAATGCGCGGGGTTGAAATCATCGAGCGGGCGATAGAAGAGGTTGTCTCACGCGAGATCGACCTGGACGGATATCAGCAATTTGACGGTTGGTGA